Proteins from a single region of Cystobacter fuscus DSM 2262:
- a CDS encoding metal-dependent hydrolase, whose product MNPIVHAELSWLMSQALPERRDRILVTLAGLSPDLDGLSLLGGVDMYGRYHHVLSHGYVGALAVAAVCTALARRRGAVALLSLAAFHLHLLCDLVGSGPGWPLYYFWPTSMREWFWAGQWDLASWQNSLIGMAATAACLACALRWRRTIVEVFSVRWDAEVTRALRARFLGEST is encoded by the coding sequence ATGAATCCCATCGTCCACGCGGAGTTGTCCTGGTTGATGTCACAAGCGCTGCCCGAGCGCCGTGACCGGATCCTCGTCACCCTGGCCGGCCTGTCACCCGATCTGGATGGGCTGTCGCTGCTGGGGGGAGTGGACATGTATGGGCGCTACCACCACGTGCTCTCGCATGGCTACGTGGGGGCGCTCGCCGTGGCCGCGGTGTGCACGGCCCTCGCGCGGCGGCGCGGGGCGGTGGCGCTCTTGTCCCTCGCCGCCTTCCACCTGCATCTGCTCTGCGACCTGGTGGGGAGCGGTCCCGGCTGGCCCCTCTATTACTTCTGGCCCACGTCCATGCGGGAATGGTTCTGGGCGGGGCAGTGGGATCTGGCCTCGTGGCAGAACTCCCTCATCGGCATGGCGGCCACGGCGGCGTGCCTGGCGTGCGCCCTGCGCTGGCGCCGCACCATCGTGGAAGTGTTCTCCGTGCGCTGGGACGCCGAGGTGACGCGCGCCCTGCGGGCCCGTTTCCTCGGCGAGTCCACCTGA